The Lycium ferocissimum isolate CSIRO_LF1 chromosome 10, AGI_CSIRO_Lferr_CH_V1, whole genome shotgun sequence genome window below encodes:
- the LOC132033266 gene encoding anthocyanidin 3-O-glucosyltransferase 5-like — translation MAIAEEIKKPHVAFLPSPGMGHITPLFEFAKRLVINHNFHVSFFVITTNASTAQNELFRPDNLPSDFHVIEIPPVENMSSFFTDDMRVLTQLAIIVRESLKHLPSLLMTHRPKALIIDLFCTDAFEICEKLEIPVYSFFTASTILMMFSLYLPTLDREVEGEFVDLPEPIQTPGCNPICPHDVLDQVKDRKNEEYKWYLLHVSRLPLAAGIFVNSWDDLEPVSLKALKENLFFQNIPVPPIHAIGPLIKQDEVITEKGAEILAWLDNQPPDSVLFVVFGSGGTLTSEQLTELAWGLEISQQRFILVARMPSDASASAAFFNVGSDENDPLLYLPEGFVKKTEGRGLVVPSWAPQVAILNHPSTGAFLSHCGWNSTLESIAHGVPMIAWPLYAEQRMNATILAEEVGVAMKFPVVPCEELISQKEIEKVVRIVMEGEKGKAMRRRGKELKESAKIALSKGGSSYESLCSVVQFWKSQ, via the exons ATGGCTATAGCAGAAGAAATCAAGAAGCCTCACGTTGCATTCCTCCCAAGTCCTGGCATGGGACACATCACCCCACTCTTCGAGTTCGCTAAGCGCCTAGTCATCAACCACAACTTCCACGTCAGCTTCTTCGTCATCACTACCAACGCCTCCACCGCACAAAACGAACTTTTCCGACCAGACAACCTCCCATCCGACTTCCACGTCATCGAAATCCCACCTGTAGAAAACATGTCTTCATTTTTCACTGATGATATGAGAGTACTCACACAGTTAGCTATCATTGTCCGTGAATCACTCAAACATCTCCCTTCACTCTTAATGACACATCGACCAAAAGCTTTAATTATTGATttgttttgtactgatgctTTTGAAATTTGCGAAAAGCTTGAGATTCCTGTTTACTCATTCTTCACTGCTTCTACCATTTTAATGATGTTCTCTTTGTACTTACCGACGCTTGATAGGGAAGTTGAAGGAGAGTTTGTTGATCTTCCTGAACCTATTCAAACACCTGGATGTAATCCAATATGCCCTCACGACGTCCTAGATCAG GTAAAAGACAGGAAAAATGAGGAGTACAAATGGTATTTGCTTCACGTCAGCAGGTTGCCATTAGCTGCCGGAATATTTGTCAACAGTTGGGATGATCTAGAACCTGTGTCCCTTAAAGCtctcaaagaaaatttgtttttccaaaatatacctGTTCCTCCAATTCATGCAATCGGGCCTTTGATCAAACAAGATGAAGTTATTACAGAAAAGGGTGCTGAGATTTTAGCGTGGCTGGATAATCAGCCGCCTGATTCTGTTCTCTTTGTGGTGTTTGGTAGTGGCGGCACTTTGACGAGTGAACAACTTACTGAGTTAGCTTGGGGTCTCGAAATTAGTCAACAAAG GTTCATCTTGGTGGCGCGTATGCCAAGTGATGCAAGTGCCTCAGCAGCATTTTTCAACGTGGGCAGCGATGAAAATGATCCATTGCTCTACTTGCCCGAAGGATTCGTGAAGAAAACAGAAGGAAGGGGTTTGGTGGTCCCCTCTTGGGCCCCACAAGTAGCAATTCTCAATCACCCATCAACCGGTGCATTCCTGTCACACTGTGGATGGAATTCAACTTTAGAGAGCATAGCCCACGGCGTGCCAATGATTGCGTGGCCGCTTTATGCGGAACAAAGGATGAACGCCACCATTTTAGCGGAGGAAGTCGGCGTGGCGATGAAGTTCCCGGTAGTTCCCTGCGAGGAGTTAATTAGCCAGAAAGAGATAGAAAAAGTGGTTAGAATTGTAATGGAAGGAGAAAAAGGCAAGGCTATGAGAAGGAGAGGAAAAGAGCTCAAAGAAAGTGCTAAAATTGCACTAAGCAAGGGAGGCTCATCTTATGAATCGCTTTGTAGTGTTGTTCAGTTTTGGAAATCTCAGTGA